The Desulfobotulus mexicanus genome window below encodes:
- a CDS encoding radical SAM protein, giving the protein MHNREIKDFQYVFGPVASRRLGLSLGVDLLPSKTCTLDCIYCESGRTTRKTLLRKEWVPTEAVIAELAQILDERPELDSVTFSGSGEPTLHTGIGRIIDTIHTRWPGYPVTVLTNGTLFWQEEVRNDLVHADRVITNYDAASPEVFEALNRPYPGLFPDRMLEGLVAFREIFTGELWLEIFVIPGVNDRDREIDAIAAAAARIRPDRVQLNTLDRPGTESWVEPAGDTLLDRFQKRIAAAELTGKVQGSGNSVSMDDDQLKKNILSMVLRRPVTLEDVVRTQGVDRKKALEVLSGMRFAKRLGVQKMPRGDFYILPE; this is encoded by the coding sequence ATGCATAATCGAGAAATAAAAGACTTTCAATATGTTTTTGGTCCTGTGGCTTCCCGTCGTCTTGGACTTTCCCTTGGGGTGGATCTTCTTCCGAGTAAAACATGTACCCTGGACTGTATATATTGTGAATCAGGACGAACCACCCGCAAAACCCTTCTTCGGAAGGAATGGGTACCCACCGAAGCCGTAATTGCTGAACTGGCGCAGATTTTGGATGAAAGGCCGGAGCTGGACAGTGTCACCTTTTCTGGTTCCGGTGAACCGACACTGCATACGGGGATCGGTCGCATCATTGATACCATCCATACCAGGTGGCCGGGATATCCTGTGACAGTTCTTACCAACGGAACTCTTTTCTGGCAGGAAGAGGTACGCAATGATCTGGTCCATGCTGATCGTGTAATAACTAATTATGATGCTGCCAGTCCGGAGGTTTTTGAAGCCCTGAACCGTCCCTATCCCGGACTTTTCCCTGACCGTATGCTGGAAGGTCTGGTGGCTTTCAGGGAAATTTTTACAGGAGAACTCTGGCTGGAAATTTTTGTAATTCCAGGAGTCAATGACAGGGACAGGGAAATTGACGCCATTGCAGCAGCTGCCGCCAGAATCAGGCCGGACCGGGTACAGCTCAATACTCTGGACAGGCCAGGAACGGAGTCCTGGGTGGAGCCGGCGGGAGATACTTTGCTTGATCGTTTTCAAAAGCGCATTGCCGCTGCTGAACTGACAGGAAAGGTTCAGGGTTCAGGAAATTCCGTTAGCATGGATGATGATCAGTTGAAAAAAAATATTTTATCCATGGTTTTGAGAAGGCCCGTTACTCTGGAGGATGTGGTGCGAACTCAAGGGGTGGACAGGAAAAAAGCCCTTGAGGTTCTTTCGGGTATGCGTTTTGCAAAAAGGCTTGGAGTGCAGAAAATGCCCAGGGGAGATTTTTATATCCTTCCTGAGTGA